Proteins co-encoded in one Plasmodium berghei ANKA genome assembly, chromosome: 11 genomic window:
- a CDS encoding phosphatidylinositol N-acetylglucosaminyltransferase subunit GPI1, putative has translation MNSTEEASFHNSVNIYFPENIKIPDNVSKCFLYGFSNNNTYATIYVTSKYIKQIELEKNHDQKKYWETFRILGELVFAKNYDDIEKYTNSKDKKDKINYIYSIYYKNKPIVVKINTENDKKTSALFILYNTNKYIYNYDADHVNSLISDAYKIKLVYTYYNNDDNIDINCHKKNELNINPEKSSVILNNSNLDNIKIKDVSTVNEKLCQYMHTTPYSDSKQYYENKIENKGTEKGKKKSYDLLKNNICEHLLIRDVIKLINTRYVYIEEMEKFDDKNSGNETCSKDDKNYFLKKDNEKIKKNILTQRFIHITYIWLFFMYIISVINKTIYYLLCIPYIFNENFDSKNKLTILKLIKEKCLLNSEWYKIFLQIIDNKKKKKFYKYYKYKQILLIRIFSLLLDILGGIILFYMISIQILNLGFIYDKIKIVFETSTLTSILGTLLQKPFGIKLNNNFTSFIGSVIISILDKWEFFKNLIPFKRNSIIRFFSISSLLGLSIFLSLTIDYFRFITVHWKKMEYSKIKSRHKLLY, from the exons ATGAATAGCACAGAAGAAGCTAGTTTCCACAATTCtgtgaatatatattttccagaaaatataaaaatacctGATAATGTATCCAAATGTTTTTTGTATGGATTTTCGAATAACAACACTTATGCTACCATTTATGTTACTTCCAAATAT ATTAAACAAATagaattagaaaaaaatcatGACCAGAAGAAATATTGGGAAACGTTTCGAATACTGGGCGAATTAGTGTTtgcaaaaaattatgacgatatagaaaaatatacaaactCAAAAGACAAgaaagataaaataaattatatatatagtatttattataaaaataaaccaattgttgtaaaaattaatacagaaaatgacaaaaaaaCTAGCgccttatttattttatataatacaaacaaatatatttataactaTGATGCTGACCATGTAAACAGTTTAATTTCAgatgcatataaaataaaactcgtatatacatattataacaacgatgataatatagatataaattgtcataaaaaaaatgaattaaatataaatcctGAAAAAAGCAGTgtcatattaaataattcaaatttagataatataaaaataaaggacGTAAGCACTGTTAATGAGAAATTATGTCAGTATATGCATACTACACCATATAGTGATAGTAAacaatattatgaaaataaaatagaaaataaaggaacagaaaaaggaaaaaaaaaaagttatgatttattgaaaaacaatatatgtGAGCATTTACTTATAAGGGATGTaatcaaattaataaatacaagatatgtttatattgaagaaatggaaaaatttgatgataaaaatagtgGAAATGAAACATGTAGCAAAGATGATAAAAACtatttcttaaaaaaagacaatgaaaaaatcaaaaaaaatatactaaCTCAAAGgtttattcatataacttatatatggcttttttttatgtacatAATTTCAGTTATAAATAAGACAATATACTATTTACTTTGTATACCATACATTTTTAACGAAAATTTtgattcaaaaaataaattaacgattttaaaattaataaaagaaaaatgttTGTTAAATTCTGAATggtataaaatatttttgcaaataattgataataaaaaaaaaaaaaaattttacaaatattataaatataaacaaatattattaatccGAATATTTAGTTTATTATTAGATATATTGGGGGggataattttattttatatgatatCAATTCAAATACTTAATTTAGGTTTTATTTatgacaaaataaaaatagtatttGAAACGAGCACTTTAAC ATCAATATTAGGTACATTATTGCAAAAACCATTCggaataaaattaaacaatAATTTTACATCTTTTATTGGAAGTGTCATTATATCGATTTTAGACAAATG GgagttttttaaaaatttaattccATTTAAAAGGAATTCGATAATCCGTTTTTTCAGCATATCCAGTTTATTGGGATTATCTATTTTTCTTTCCCTTACTATTGATTACTTTAGATTTATAACTGTacat tggaaaaaaatggaatattCTAAAATCAAGAGTAGacacaaattattatactaA
- a CDS encoding histone H2A, putative, whose product MSAKGKTGRKKAVKGTSNSAKAGLQFPVGRIGRYLKKGKYAKRVGAGAPVYLAAVLEYLCAEILELAGNAARDNKKSRITPRHIQLAVRNDEELNKFLAGVTFASGGVLPNIHNVLLPKKSQLKSGATANQDY is encoded by the coding sequence atgtCAGCAAAAGGAAAAACCGGTCGCAAAAAAGCTGTTAAGGGAACTTCAAATTCCGCAAAGGCAGGACTTCAATTCCCAGTTGGAAGAATTGGAAGATATcttaaaaaaggaaaatatgcaaaaagAGTAGGAGCAGGTGCACCTGTATATTTAGCAGCCGTTTTGGAATACTTATGTGCTGAAATTTTAGAATTAGCTGGAAATGCAGCAAgggataataaaaaatcaagaATAACACCAAGGCACATACAATTGGCTGTAAGAAATGACGAAGAATTGAATAAATTCTTAGCAGGTGTTACATTCGCCTCTGGAGGAGTTTTACCAAACATCCATAATGTATTGTTACCAAAAAAATCCCAATTAAAATCAGGTGCCACAGCTAACCAagattattaa
- a CDS encoding trafficking protein particle complex subunit 6A, putative — MQPSQMNEKQISKISLLLLINEIINLNIKLVKDNILDIESIDNDGNNYLNDNLHDQIKHTSEENNQFNNNEIIKNAQNYNNKNDNSRKYKNNWKWVDDDNNYINVLSKRLKDMGKSIGLKLIERILIYKNNLIDIKDIIKIIGKDMWFIIFNKNIDKLQTYKKNVYIIIDNDISVYLKHTLIDNKTNQKNNFIHAFIILIIGIIKGVLIRFKINAYVTYNLNYPTCSFQITILDG, encoded by the exons ATGCAACCAAGCCAAATGaatgaaaaacaaatttcaaaaataagtcttttacttttaattaatgaaataattaatttgaatataaaattagtaAAAGACAATATATTAGATATTGAAAGTATAGATAATGAtggaaataattatttgaatgataatttacatgaccaaataaaacatacttctgaagaaaataaccaatttaataataatgagatcataaaaaatgcacaaaattataataacaaaaatgataatagtAGGAAGTATAAGAACAATTGGAAATGGGTAGACGACGAcaacaattatataaatgtgttGTCAAAAAGATTAAAAGATATGGGTAAAAGTATAGGATTAAAACTTATTGAAAggatattaatatataaaaataacttaATTGATATTAaagatattataaaaattataggGAAAGATATGtggtttattatttttaataaaaatattgataaattacaaacttataaaaaaaatgtatatataataattgatAACGATATAAGCGTTTATTTAAAACACACTTTGATTGATAACAAAacaaatcaaaaaaataattttattcatgcttttattattctaaTAATTGGAATAATTAAAGGTGTTTTAATCcgatttaaaattaatgcGTATGTTACTTACAATTTAAACTACCCTACAT GTTCTTTTCAAATAACCATACTTGATGGGTAA
- a CDS encoding malate dehydrogenase, putative, translated as MPKISLIGSGQIGAIVGQLCLSENIGDIVLYDVVNGIPQGKSLDLKHYSTIIGVNRKIIGTNNIKDITDSDVIVITAGVQRKEGMSREDLIGINGKIIKSVAESVKQYAPNAFVICVTNPLDVMVNVFHKYSNLPYEKICGMAGILDTSRFRYLLSEKLNVSPENINAIILGGHGDLMMPLPRYCSISGIPLLDYIKNHDMSEKDISDIIEKTRNMGGEIIKLAKSSAAFAPAASIIKMIKSYLHDQNQLFTCAVYLSGLYNCKDLYAGSTAIINKTGAHPIEFILTEEEQACYQKSINNIRENTQKALNVID; from the coding sequence atgccaaaaatatcattaatAGGAAGTGGCCAAATAGGGGCTATAGTAGGTCAACTATGTTTATCTGAAAATATCGGAGACATTGTTTTATATGATGTAGTAAATGGAATACCCCAAGGAAAATCTCTCGATTTAAAACATTATAGTACAATTATAGGTGTAAATCGAAAAATAATAGgaacaaataatatcaaAGATATAACAGATTCTGATGTAATAGTTATAACTGCAGGTGTTCAAAGAAAGGAGGGAATGTCCAGAGAAGATTTAATTGGTATAAAtgggaaaataataaaaagtgtTGCTGAATCTGTAAAACAATATGCACCAAATGCTTTTGTTATATGTGTTACAAACCCTCTTGATGTTATGGTTAATGTTTTTCACAAGTATAGTAATCTGccatatgaaaaaatatgtggAATGGCAGGTATATTAGATACATCAAGATTTAGATATTTATTGagtgaaaaattaaatgtttccccagaaaatattaatgcTATTATTTTAGGAGGCCATGGTGATCTTATGATGCCATTGCCAAGATATTGTTCAATATCGGGTATACCATTATTagattatattaaaaatcaTGATATGTCAGAAAAAGATATAAGTGATATTATAGAAAAGACAAGGAATATGGGTGGTGAAATTATTAAGCTTGCTAAATCGTCTGCTGCATTTGCTCCGGCTGCttctattattaaaatgataaaatcaTATTTACACGATCAAAATCAATTATTTACATGTGCAGTTTATTTAAGTGGACTATATAATTGTAAAGATTTATATGCTGGATCAACAgctattattaataaaactGGGGCACATCCAATCGAATTTATATTGACAGAAGAAGAACAAGCTTGCTATCAAAAGTCGATAAACAATATTAGAGAAAATACACAAAAAGCCTTGAATGTAATTGACTAA
- a CDS encoding heptatricopeptide repeat-containing protein, putative, which yields MRSIQYIGAYSKFPQMTKCFKTEKIITVKRFVSKFPYLYGETTNHSNSQNGMNEYKSDIDIHINNNNMNIFNDKLILNEKLKTNKLFSAYTNSYINKESEHILILCLKKINEYEKNKENIKISVFIYELQNLSKSKISFNVLKNIKTIKNFLDHINNNIHTASPSLLLSVAISYKNIKLNKYAYYKNILKNICNHIKVYKNNKLTKLLKSEDNDQNNKDDYQYTIKLLHKKKKNHKINMLNLYTNHLNNSALSYILHAYSSLFNISNCYLLYICKYILLNVGNLNYLDMLSLLYFMNKSNIKISKSDILFCLNNNALNNINQNKNETAKNNYNNKQLTHKNNIKNNTELNNSINILTNNEKMIIQNATQLNKSNIKYNEYKNTYIKILRTIIHLINKKTAFNENTNILILILYYYFKMNLVPIQIFYKLHYRIKKNIKNVDIKYISLYLYILSNIKFNLGFYKFIYKYLANVFTNRTKEFNILSLCLSFYSLSKNEYYDDKFVNSCLSLFKRHAESLNDVNITNIVYTLGKLKKKDEKFFDIICEILTRRIENISAINLSLIIHSLSKLHYKNDKFYKICVDKGKELLCSFTPKQLIVFTTGLVMNNIYDFDFMQLFFNHIICIDSNSSGMNNDSKQNAKKNNMLSIICFSTVLEKEHFIKQFPLSINTFISKNMNFIQCKEYTTIHDEILNILNYLNVENFEILKEKKPYMFDIFIKGDGKNIYIDILSRKKYLACSENLNGFMELKKRHLNLLNGKYYYFDKDSFTSLESINKKTNFIKNFLQNICFYNFNVLNQADERTKRDITNLIYCNQNEKKKNLYMELYERKQDYSKENSNYSQKYNNSNLIKNRNYFLFPTYSKIENVEKNLHKKIKNKINFGEPLIKKHQIFIDYDQGILLNQSKINLINKSDKDFQNIQNKDNNQYSLLHNENHFLFSKKLHGLTKFECVDKKSGKIVVKKNKIF from the exons ATGCGAagtatacaatatatagGAGCTTATTCTAAGTTTCCACAAATGacaaaatgttttaaaactgaaaaaataataacggTAAAACGATTTGTTAGTAAATTCCCATATCTTTATGGGGAAACAACAAACCATTCGAATAGTCAAAATGGAAtgaatgaatataaatcaGACATAgatattcatattaataataataacatgaatatatttaacgacaaattaatattaaatgaaaaattaaaaaccaataaattattttctgcATATACAAACAGttacataaataaagaaagtgaacatattttaatattatgtctaaaaaaaataaatgaatatgaaaaaaataaagaaaatataaaaataagtgtttttatttatgaattacaaaatttaagtaaatcaaaaataagttttaatgttttaaaaaatatcaaaacaattaaaaattttcttgatcatataaataataatatacacaCAGCATCACCatctttattattgtcTGTTGCTAtaagttataaaaatataaaattaaataaatatgcatattataaaaatatattaaaaaatatttgtaatcATATTAAggtttataaaaataataaattaactaaattattaaaaagtgAAGATAATGaccaaaataataaagacgATTATCAATATACTATCAAATTgttacataaaaaaaaaaaaaatcataaaattaatatgttAAATTTGTATACAAACCACTTAAATAATAGTGCCTTGtcttatatattacatgcatattcttctttatttaatatatcaaattgttatttgctttatatatgtaaatatatattactaaATGTTGGTAATTTGAACTATTTAGATATGCTTtctcttttatattttatgaataaatctaatataaaaattagtaaatccgatatattattttgcttAAATAACAATGCactaaataatattaaccagaataaaaatgaaaccgctaaaaataattataataataaacaattgACACACAAAAAcaacattaaaaataatactgaATTGAATAATAGCATAAATATCTTaacaaataatgaaaaaatgattatacAGAATGCAACtcaattaaataaatcaaatataaaatataatgaatacAAAAACacatacataaaaattctAAGGACaattattcatttaataaataaaaaaacagcatttaatgaaaatacaaatatattaatattaatattgtattattattttaaaatgaatttagtacctatacaaatattttacaaattaCATTacagaattaaaaaaaatattaaaaatgtagacataaaatatatatctttatatCTCTACATTTTAAGTaacattaaatttaatcttggcttttataaatttatttacaaatatttagCCAACGTTTTTACAAACAGAACTAAAGAGTTTAACATTTTATCTCTTTGTCTTTCCTTTTATTCTCTCTCAAAAAATGAGTACTATGATGACAAGTTCGTTAATTCTTGTCTTAGCTTGTTTAAAAG GCACGCTGAAAGTTTAAATGATGTAAATATCACAAATATTGTGTACACACTAGggaagttaaaaaaaaaagatgagAAATTCTTTGATATAATATGCGAAATTTTAACTCGAagaattgaaaatatatccGCAATAAATTTAAGCTTGATTATTCATAGTTTATCAAAACTTCATTACAAAAATGATaagttttataaaatttgtgtTGATAAAGGAAAGGAGTTGTTATGTAGTTTTACCCCAAAACAGTTAATCGTATTTACCACGGGATTGGtaatgaataatatatatgactTTGATTTTATGCAACTCTTTTTTAatcatattatatgtatagatAGCAATAGTTCTGGTATGAATAATGATAGCAAGCAAAATgccaaaaaaaataacatgcTAAGTATTATATGCTTTAGTACAGTTCTTGAAAAAGAACATTTCATTAAACAATTTCCACTATCTATAAACACATttatttctaaaaatatgaattttattCAATGTAAAGAATATACAACTATTCATGATGAGATATTGaacatattaaattatttaaatgtagaaaattttgaaatattaaaagaaaaaaaacctTATAtgtttgatatatttattaaaggggatggtaaaaatatatatatcgaTATATTAtcacgaaaaaaatatttagcTTGTtcagaaaatttaaatggaTTTAtggaattaaaaaaaagacatttaaatttattaaatgggaaatattattattttgacaAAGATTCATTTACATCATTAGAATcgattaataaaaaaactaattttataaaaaactttttacaaaatatatgcttTTACAATTTCAATGTTTTAAATCAAGCCGATGAACGAACAAAAAGAGACataacaaatttaatatattgcaatcaaaatgaaaaaaaaaaaaatttatatatggaGTTGTATGAAAGAAAACAAGATTATTCTAAAgaaaattcaaattattcacaaaaatataacaatagcaatcttattaaaaacagaaattattttttatttccaacTTATTCGAAAATTGAAAatgtagaaaaaaatttacataaaaaaataaaaaataaaataaattttggTGAACcgttaataaaaaaacaccAAATATTTATCGATTATGACCAaggaatattattaaatcaaagtaaaataaatttaataaataaatcgGATAAagattttcaaaatattcaaaacaAAGATAATAATCAATACTCTTTATTGCATAATGAAAATCATTtcttattttcaaaaaaattacatgGATTAACCAAATTTGAGTGTgttgataaaaaatcagGAAAAATtgttgttaaaaaaaataaaatattttga
- a CDS encoding ribosomal protein L27a, putative: MATRFKKNRKKRGHVSAGHGRIGKHRKHPGGRGKAGGMHHMRINFDKYHPGYFGKVGMRHLNLLKNRKYCRTINVDKLWGLLPEEKKKEFAKNENIAPVIDVTRVGYFKVLGNGHLEHNQPIVVKARYFSSMAEKKIKAVGGQCILVA, encoded by the exons atggCAACACGATTTAAGAAAAACAGAAAAAAGAGAGGTCATGTATCAGCAGGCCATGGTCGTATTGGAAAACACAGAAAACATCCAGGCGGGAGAGGAAAAGCTGGTGGTATGCATCATATGCGaataaattttgataaatatcATCCAGGATATTTTGGAAAG GTTGGTATGAGgcatttaaatttgttaaaaaacCGAAAATATTGCAGAACCATAAATGTTGATAAATTATGGGGTTTATTAcctgaagaaaaaaaaaaagaatttgctaaaaatgaaaatatagcCCCAGTTATAGATGTAACCAGAGTTGGATATTTCAAAGTTTTAGGAAATGGCCATTTAGAACATAATCAACCAATTGTTGTAAAAGCTCGATATTTTTCTTCCATGgctgaaaaaaaaattaaagccGTAGGAGGGCAATGTATATTAGTAGCTTAA
- a CDS encoding rhomboid protease ROM10, protein MRFLMNYQNVPNDEVFDDSDLLLLKYARSFYKTFKKNIQFIQILFPSYKPHYVTIIFSIFLYIFFLGYDIYFFNKYNPLFIREDVLTNIGINREIISNKLHFHKFITATLIHPNIWSLIINTYYLINLGIIAEKNYGKIHIIAIMLFSSICGNLLMCATANCNEAQLGTSTILFGIMGLFLQEVTSNFKRIKGKIEIIGTYLFTIIPMYLTIAMFPHNGNIMGNIGGLFGGYCYPYIFNVIRMNKGPGNISRLVHIGLMGLFLISLILSLLIIKC, encoded by the exons atgCGATTTCTCATGAATTATCAAAATGTTCCAAATGACGAGGTATTTGATGACTCCGATTTGttacttttaaaatatgcacgatctttttataaaactTTTAAGAAGAATATTCAATTTATTCAAATCCTATTCCCTTCTTATAAGCCTCATTATGTTACCATAATCTTTTCCatattcttatatatattttttttgggatatgacatttatttttttaataaatacaacCCTTTATTTATTAGAGA aGATGTGTTAACAAATATAGGAATAAACAGGGAAattatttcaaataaattacaTTTCCACAAATTCATAACTGCAACATTAATTCATCCTAATATATGGAGTTTGATA ATTAATACATATTACTTAATTAACCTTGGAATAATTGCCGAGAAAAA ttatggaaaaattcatattataGCAATAATGTTGTTTAGTTCGATATGTGGGAATTTATTAATGTGTGCAACAGCAAACTGCAATGAA GCCCAATTAGGAACCAGTACTATACTATTTGGAATTATGGGTCTTTTTTTACAAGAAGTAACATCAAACTTTAAAAGGATTAAAGGAAAAATCGAAATCATAGGGACTTATTT ATTTACGATCATACCAATGTATTTGACAATAGCCATGTTCCCACATAATG gAAACATTATGGGAAATATCGGGGGATTATTCGGAGGTTATTGCTACccatacatttttaatgtGATTAGAATGAATAAAGG gCCAGGAAATATTTCAAGATTAGTACACATTGGATTAATGggattatttttaatttcgtTAATACTTAGTCTATTAATTATTAAGtgttaa
- a CDS encoding LMBR1 domain-containing protein, putative, whose protein sequence is MDEYILLIFFLGCLILSAITGFRLLIICGHKNDNKIFVYKIIKFIIIIGYMICWILVLLFPIDIYFNLSTTVKKYLNIFIVYRILYLICLSYIFILTPILTIIYLKVDNTFQICDQNNLINIENEEIFKKKTIEGNYKMKENLKPIIQKWCKIFFIKIVPITFFFICLAFFLFFLTYLPFKEIKIKLNANDCKLWYKYILDTNKKDFLKYNIKKIEECQNIPTNMNIKMDINLNFNDHIILSTFLFGFILFSFYVGIGMFTFPFNLIYSYANKKRKIKDNQLKDELAIINVKAKKLIQITEMLEKNKTQIKKMNIYKSFYYHIKYIRQRRILNYIVHSLEKDYQNLLDLYNNPINQMYALGYLLSGLAFLLLTISIIIHLIFYNIFNDIIKYNFLLSKYLFWDSLLQYMVISDYIVCSIILYTLIVSYLLICALSGYIYFSTKLKLGFAFMVEKKNTYINFLLLHICLFMVLSSGAVVFSAKLFRTYFGHTYALILFDLYLKNLGFIGELYKREILTYLTLIMNLLTVSLYFIPKKWNFLTFSTFFKPWELSQIQYEEEDLENNNLRKS, encoded by the exons ATggatgaatatatattattaatatttttcttaggatgtttaatattatcaGCTATAACAGGATTCagattattaataatatgtggacacaaaaatgataataaaatttttgtatataaaattataaaatttattattattattggaTATATGATATGTTGGATATTAGTGTTGTTATTTCCAATtgacatttattttaatttgtcTACTACTGttaagaaatatttaaatatatttatcgtGTAcagaatattatatttgatatgcttgtcatatatttttatattaactCCTATATTaactataatatatttaaaggTTGATAATACATTTCAAATATGTGATCagaataatttaattaatattgaaaatgaagaaatatttaaaaaaaaaacgatagaagggaattataaaatgaaGGAGAATTTAAAACctataatacaaaaatggtgtaaaatattttttataaaaatagttccaattacttttttttttatttgtttagctttttttttatttttcttaacatatttaccatttaaggaaataaaaatcaaacTAAATGCAAATGATTGTAAATTGTggtacaaatatatattagacacaaataaaaaagactttctaaaatataacataaaaaaaatagaagaaTGTCAAAATATACCAacaaatatgaatattaaaatggatataaatttaaattttaatgatcatataatattatctacatttttatttggttttattcttttttctttttatgtTGGAATTGGAATGTTTACATTtccttttaatttaatatattcatatgcaaataaaaaaagaaaaataaaagacaACCAATTAAAGGATGAATTAgcaataataaatgtaaaagCCAAAAAGTTAATACAAATTACAGAAATgcttgaaaaaaataaaacacaaataaaaaaaatgaatatttataaatctttctattatcatataaaatatataagacAAAGAAGAATACTCAATTATATAGTACATAGCCTCGAAAAAGATTATCAAAATTTGTTAGATTTGTATAATAATCCTATTAATCAAATGTATGCTTTGGGATATCTTTTATCTGGCCTcgcttttttattattaacaatatctataattatacatttaattttttataatatttttaacgacataattaaatataacttCCTTCTCTCTAAATACCTTTTCTGGGATTCCTTGCTTCAG TATATGGTAATCAGTGATTATATCGTTTGCTCGATAATTCTATACACACTAATTGTATCATACCTACTTATATGTGCTTTGTCcggatatatatattttagcACAAAG CTTAAACTTGGCTTTGCTTTCATggttgaaaaaaaaaatacatatataaacttTTTACTTTTGCACATTTGCCTTTTTATGGTGCTTTCAAGTGGGGCAGTCGTATTTTCGGCC AAGCTGTTTCGTACGTATTTTGGACACACATACGCgctaatattatttgatttatatttaaaaaatcttGGATTTATTGg TGAATTATACAAACGAGAAATTCTGACATATTTAACCttaataatgaatttattaaccgtttctttatattttataccAAAAAAATGGAACTTTTTGACATTTtcaactttttttaaacctTGGGAATTGAGTCAAATACAATATGAAGAAGAagatttagaaaataacaATCTAAGAAAATCATAA
- a CDS encoding histone H3 variant, putative gives MARTKQTARKSTGGKAPRKQLASKAARKSAPVSTGIKKPHRYRPGTVALREIRKFQKSTDLLIRKLPFQRLVREIAQEYKTDLRFQSQAVLALQEAAEAYLVGLFEDTNLCAIHAKRVTIMPKDIQLARRIRGERS, from the coding sequence atggcaAGGACTAAACAAACAGCAAGAAAATCCACAGGAGGAAAAGCCCCAAGAAAACAATTGGCATCCAAAGCAGCAAGAAAATCTGCTCCAGTATCCACTGGTATTAAAAAACCTCATAGATATCGACCAGGTACTGTTGCTTTAAGAGAAATTAGAAAATTCCAAAAATCTACTGACTTGTTAATAAGAAAATTACCATTCCAAAGATTAGTAAGAGAAATTGCCCAAGAGTACAAAACTGACTTAAGATTTCAATCCCAAGCAGTTTTAGCTTTGCAAGAAGCCGCTGAAGCATACTTAGTAGGACTTTTTGAAGATACAAACTTATGCGCAATTCATGCAAAAAGAGTTACAATTATGCCAAAAGATATCCAATTAGCTAGACGTATTCGTGGAGAAAgatcataa